A segment of the Salminus brasiliensis chromosome 1, fSalBra1.hap2, whole genome shotgun sequence genome:
ATGGTGACAATGCAAAACTACACCGCTGTCCAATTATTTCTAGACCTGACTTTAGGTTTCAGATTTTAGAACAGCAGTGAGGATGTAAAAGCTATAAAGTAACACATATGGAATTTCAGATTTTGAAGAAGCCTTCTTTTAGCTACCGAAGTTGAATATGCTACagatcactgctgtccaatgaaaaccatgcatttccagttttgtgtgtttttagttttctccatcgtttgaatcctgtagctgctctgtacattgtgtaaatgattctggaggagcggaccaatagaaatgaaagctctaaatgactttccttctcctgtaaaatcaccatcggtgatacatgtttttcattggacagtgacgataGGCTGAGCACTTCTTTACTACCTAAAATCCACTTGGATTAGGAGTAGGAGGGACTGCAACTAATCACATTCAATCCATATTTGATATAAACAAATTGGGTTTAATCATAAGTCTTCAGATCACACTattttaaagataaaaataTCATTCAATTTCACATTTTTGACTTGTAATGTACATTTATACAGGCATCAATGGGTATAACGATAAGGTACGATCCAATGTATCTGGATTTGGTCTGCAACAGGATTTATTTCGATGAGATGGGATCCAAGCACTCACAGAATGATGTAACTGGCTAGTCTTTCATGGAAAGACAAATTGCATGCACTTAAGGCACTCCGATTATGTTTTAGCTCATTTTGCATCAGTGTGTATTAATATATGAAAATTACAGCTGGGCAGTCCAAAGTTCCTCCCTTTTTTATCTACAGCAGAGTTTTCACTGGGTTTCAGTCTATCATCAGCGAACTCTGTTGGCCATGGGTCTGTACCCCATCTCTCCCTCCAGCTGTTCAGCAGTTAAAGTGCCCAGGATCGGCTGGCAGTCAGGATTAAACACAGAGTAAGCGCTGAGCTCTCCAGGTTGCCTCACAGTGGGACTCCGCAGACCCTCGTAGAGCCAGTAGAACAGAGACAAGAGAAAGAATGGCAACCCAAAGTCAAGCTCAGAGAAAAGACCAAGTAACACCAGCCACAGCAGCACCTTCAGCAGGGTCAGATTGGTGAAGGCCAACCGCTGGACACCCAGCCAGCGACCCAGAGCACTGTCCAGCAGCCAGTCTGGGCCAtcctaaaaaaacaaagaaaaagaaaatgcagtCACTTTCATTATATAAAAATGCGGAATCTCATcacataaaataacataaaatacttGTGAATAATATAGTGTAATCTAGTACCcagaagcaaaacaaacagcacagTAATGTAGTAGTAAATAATGACAGACATTAACAGAGAAGAGACCACATTTAACACTATGAATTGTGTTATACAGCTCATTCACGAAGCTGACGTTTGTCACTTCTTCAACTtctccagtccaccttaaacagtgcaGCGCTCTGATCCTGGCGCCCGATAGGCGCAATGGAACTACTGccctatttaaggtggaacggaagaTTTCCATCAAAACGTTGAAGAACAAAAAGCCGACTTCAGCTTCGTAGCTGATTTCTCTGCTGAGCTAAGGAGCAGACGGCGAATACAACCTTGGcttgtgttttttcttctttttgcttTGGTTTCTGTGCCTCTTTTGGAGAGTCCCGGGTGTCCGACTCCACCACCGGCTGCCTCGACTCCGTCAGTGTCTCTTTCGTCTCTTGCTGGGCGTTTTTCTCCGTTTTCATCTCTGCTCTCCTCCGTGCTCTGAACTCAGCGAGCTTCTGCTCCATTTTCTGACATTAAAAAGGTTTCAAACTCAAACAGAAACTGATTAGCTGGGCTACGTGGATATAAGCCCAGCCACGACAACAGTTCCTCCTCTCGTCTTTGCACACGGTCAGCTTTAAGCGACGCACCGGACTGTTTACTGTAGCTTACGTTAACTAGAGAACCGAGGGCTTCAGTTCGGCTCATTTACAAGCATCACGACCTTACTGTAAGTATCACAGCCGGTTAAACgacagttagctagctgcttCACAGTGTTCGCAGTACGAGGAGCTACTGTAGACTGCGGATGCTGCTGAAGGTTGCTCCAGCTGTAGACAGCAGCGGTGCCGTGTAGAACGTCAACACCCGGTGTCTGTGTTCACACCTAACGCTGCGCCCCATCCAACCTCGCTAGCCAGTCCATTCAGCACTGTAAAACATGCGTATAACGGGTTACATCTCTAAATGTTGTTTTCCTACTTATATATCTAGTCGTTCGTGTGATTTGCAAGTTGACAAGCCTGTTAGTAAACTAGCTGAATCTTCGTctacagtgaaactgtgttgcTCAGAGTTTGGAAAGAGTCTAATGGTGTGAGGAATGTTTATTCAGCTTTTGGACATTATACACTTAGGTTTTCTGTTTAAAAACATAACACATACACTGAATGTATTCTTAAAGTTATTTTATTAATCAGTTGTAAGGTGATAGCTGCAGTTTTGACAGTTCCTCATCAGTAGTACAGATAATGAACACAGATGTAATCAGGATTATTGAAACAGTGGATTTCATTCTGGTTGGAGTGAACCGAGAATCATCTTCAAAAGTAGGGATAGCTTTACAAACCAGTGGTCTTTTGTTTTCAGTGTATCACAGACGTTAGTGGTGTGATTTGCCGGAATGGCATCAGCTCCAGCCCAGCAGCCAACTCTGACCATTGAACAGGCCAGAGGTAAGAGTAACTCCTTAATGCCTTTGTTGTGCTTTAACGTATAAACAGTATCTGTACACATTTTTGCAAATGATTTAATGACTGACGACTAACGGCTTGCTCTGACGGTGATCTAACAGTTatgtgagaaaaaaaagctcGTAAATACACAAGATTCTACAAGAGTTTTACATGAGTAGAGGCAGCAGTTTTATAAAGACCCACGACAACTCAAATAACTATCTGAATGCTTAAATAGTTCTTAGCCTAAATAAAAGGTAAAATCTCTTATAGAAAAAAAGAATGGTTCTGTTTATAGAAAATGGTTCTCTTTAGCACCAAAACGTGTTCCACTGTTGTCATGAGTCATGAGAACATTTTGTCTGTACTAAACAGAACCTTAATTGATGGAGCATGAGTGCAGTTacttaatttgtttatttagtaattaacaaaacaggaATCAATAACATGAGACGttcagtgcaagactcattccaccgaaatgcaccacagagcgccacacgaggtcattcctacctgtggcCATCAAACTCCTCCCTTAATGTGTGACACTATGGTTCATCATTGCAATACTCAGATTATATTGTTATACTgtaatgtgcaataataataataataataatagtactgtaattcCATTTAACGTGTGCAATAATTtcccatatttattatcacaggtATTATCACTAGACCACTTTGTtctattcatataatttatatacatacataatttgttttctctttcattgtttttaaatttattttattgtatacgGTGTTTATTCTGCATCTGTAACTGCagtttccctcctgggatcatttaaagtatttctgattctgatctgattTCTGATATTAACACCCTAAATTTTATACATAATCGAATACATCACTCAGGAGAATGAGCCTGCTTTGACCTCTTCATCACTGTTGTGTTTTACAAAGCAACATGACGTGCACATTTCAAATAAAATGAATCCTAATGCTACTCCATTTATGTTTATTCTTTACTGTATATTCATACACCACTATTAAAGCTAAAGTGGATTGGAAAGTCAGTGATTGTTTTAAGGGTGTGGTTTTGCATGCTGTGtccatctctctttccctttttaAACATTCTCTTGCACCCAAAATGGATGAAACCTATTCTAAAATAATTTGAACTGAAACCAGATTATTGTTTATTCTGTATCAGTTGTCCTGAGTGAGGTCATCCAAGCCTTTTCTGTGCCTGAGAATGCAGCTCGAATGGAGGAGGCGAGAGAGAGTGCCTGTAATGACATGGGCAAGATGCTGCAGCTCGTACTGCCTGTAGCTACACAAATCCAGCAGGAGGTCATCAAGGCCTATGGCTTTAACAATGAAGGAGAAGGTGAGTGACAGATTATACTAGCAGAGCAAGGCAGTATAAAGCTGAGTTAAGCAAAGTGAGGTCAGGTAAAGTTGGATGAATAGCTTTATGCTGTATTGCAGTTTGAGTGAGAGGGGTTAATTAGTTCTTGTGATTCtcatttcacatttgttttaattgACCTGGCCTCATTGTACTGGATGTGTTTTTGATCTGAAAATTGACCGATCGAACCAAGCACATGGTTTGTAGCCTGACAAATctgaatacatttaatatataagAATGTTAAAAAGGAGAAATCAAACAAATAACTTGTATATTTTAAGGAGAGTTTCAAACACTCTGCATAATGTAGTATTCAAAACCACCAGTAAACCTAAATGAGTTCTTCTGagttttactgtgtgtgtatatatagtggtaAGGCGAAAAAACagactttctgtgagggagttTTAGAGGCAACGCTCTTGAGGCAACGAGGTCTTGTTCCAgttaccaccactgtaaacagttCTGACACTTTGTTTTTCTAGAACACCAAACCAAACCAGATTTGTGAACGGTTATGATCACATTTTAACCTTTTAATTACAAAATTTCACAAATCTTTGGTATTCCCCTTTTAAGAGATGGTTGGCAATCCTTGACAAAAGTCTTGTCGCTTATCCAAGTTATAGGAACAACACATAATAACTTGACTTGTAGTGGATCAATTGAAATGGCTTATATGAAAGGCAAAGCCCTCTAGATTATGCTCATTATACCAAAGAAAGTTTTGTATCATTCATTGAGTTTTATCATTTAATTAGGACAGAAAGGTCAGAAATCTTGTCGTATACAAAATTAATGTTGATATTATACATACACTTTGTTTTGAATACACAAACATGCTACAATAACATTAGAACATAAAGTCATGGTACCTTGGAAAAATCATTCATATCATGTACAACTTCCATGAGCTTGGAGGAATGCACCCATATGTCTTGGCAATGACCTAAATAATTATTGATGAAGTCGGAATCAAAATCAGAATATAATCTTTATTTCGCCAAGTATGTTAAACGTACAAGGAATCTTACTTGGTGTGAGCAGCACAAGTATGAcgtaacaaacaaacagactgttATCAAGTATTACGctaagagagaaaaacacaacaaacaataaacagattaagaataatatgtttaaaaagtactaaaagtagTGAAATGATAAAACTCAATGAGTTATGCAAAACATTCATTGGTATAATAAGCATAATCTACAGGGCCTTTCATATAAGCCATTTCTGAGTCTTGCAAAACATCCAGAGTTCATCAGAATTTTTTGATCTTCCAATCCTCCTCCTTCATCTTACCCCAGGCATGCTCAATGCTGCCAATGTCTATTGACTGGGCTGGTCAATCCTGGAGCACCTTGATGTTCTTTGCTTTCAGGAACTTTGATGTGGAGGCTGAAGTATGAGAAGGAGCGCCATCCTGCTGCAGAATTTGCCCTCTCTTGTGGTTTGGAATGTAATGGGTAGCAATAATGTCTTCCTACTTCAGGCTGTTGATGTTGCCATCCACTCTGCAGAGCTCTCTGACTCCCCCGTATTGGATGTAACCCCAAACCATGATTTttcctccaccaaacttgactGTTTTCTGGGTGAATCTTGGGTCCATGCGGGTTTCAACAGGTCTTCTGCAGTATTTGCGGGGATTTGGACGATACGCAAAATAATTCGGCAAACAGCATAAAAAAgatacagcattttctaatgACCAGTTCATGTAGCCATGCTGCAGTTGAAAAAGGGTTAGCCCTGGACTGCCGAAGCAACAAACAGTCCTCTTGAACAGTTGTCTTAAGGGGTCTGCCTGACCTGGGCTTGTCATGAATGTCACCAGTTTCTTGAAATTGTTTTCTTGTCCTTTCTACTTGACATTTGGATACATTAAAGTTGTCTGCCAGCTTAGCAGCAGACTTGCTCTTTAAGGTCTTGAAGATCAGCTTTGGTTTGTTTGAAAGTCTGATGTGCTGGGCTTCTTTTTATACACACCTGGGAATGTGTTAATTACATTATTTGTCCCAGGTGCAGCTCTAATCTGTGATTGGTTGAATCATTTAAAGATACAACAAAAACAGATGAATATGGACTTTACTAAGCTATGGACATCAGGACACATTTTGACAGTTTCATTTTGCACCCAGTTATTAATGTAAAAGCCCTTAACTTTGAGGTGAACCATTTATTGTAACAATGAAATGATTACAAATAAAGCTACAGACCATTTTAAGGTACTTTGTTTTTATGGGACAATACTTCTGTAAGTTACTGTACTGatattcaatgttttttttttatactgtataAATGTTCTGTTTGTGATATTGTGATGCTTTACACAGAATTTGTTATactgttttttaattattagaaACCTGACCTGCAATAACACAGTTTAATAAGATCTGAAAAATGCTGAGTTTATAATGCCCAAATAAAAACTATATTAAATGCACTCTGGACATAAAAGGCTCGGGACATAAAAATCAAATTGAAGAATTTCCTGGAGTGTCTCATGTCTGCTTAGCTCACcctagtagtagtaacagtagtggaTTAATTTGTTAGAGTTGTAATTTATCACCATTATGTACATGTACAGTTCCCTCACAGAAAGTgatgaatacactgcctgatggGAGAACATTTTGGCCCACAGACAAATACAGGAGTTCTTGCTTGCATTGACCTCTCAAGTACACAATTCAGCCTTACAATAGAAATATTAAATAGTGCATGTTTTGCATTTATGTGTTACAGGTGTTTTGAAGTTTGCCAGACTGGTAAAAATGTATGAATCTCAAGACCCAGAGATTGCTGCGATGTCAGTCAAGCTCAAGTCTCTCCTCCTTCCACCTCTGTCAACCCCACCGATTGGTGGTGGAATCCCAGCTTCCTAGACAAACCCAAGTGCACATCTCACTAACACAGCAGGAGCAGCGACTGAGCACCCGACGGAAACTGATCCACAGTTTTATTGTTCCCTATCTAAACATCGGAAATTGTACTCAAGTCATTAAGCTGTTAAAAAGAgcacagcacattcacacaccaTTCCAGCTTTTAAATCATTCCCATCTCATTTGTCTCtcatactgtatttattatttttctttttgtacaTATTCACTGTTTTTTATCCGTACTGGGTGTGTTTGACTAACATACTAAATCACTTACAGAGTCTGTAATGCAATGGGAATTGATATGATAAAATCTGGATTTCTCCAAATCACTCAAAACACCATTTCCATGATATGTCACATTGATGTGAGATTACACTGCAGCTGAAGATCCACCCCAAGTGCTTTGAACATTAAACGTTTATTGTGCATTAGGAATACATGTTAACCTAACctctatctgctgcatctgcagTGTACTGTTGGTTACCACAGTTCATAGAAAAGAACTGAAAAAAGTCATTTATAATAGAAGACAGTGGGCGGTTGCTGAAGTAGTCCTTTAATTCCAGCTGCAACACACGACTCAGGACTGTGCCACGAGAGGGTACGAGATGTTATTTTAACTAGAAAGAAGCCAGTGTGCTTTTCAGTTCAGACAGTGACATCTCTTTCACCTTAGCAGAACGTCTGCCAAAGTGTTGTGCAACGCAATGCTGTTTCCTGATACTGTGTCCAGTGCATTTGACCCATACACTTCATAGATATTTATCAAAACACTAATATTCATGtttttgtaaaatgttttttttttacatttgacatTGTGTTTTATATATGTTGGATATTTCCAGTGTgcaataaaccttttttttcaaaGACCAGTCGTGACAGTATAACTTCAGAAAgactttaaaatgtaaacatgcaACTAGTGTTCACCTGTAGCAACAGTCAAGTCCTTCTAGATCATAAAACAGATTTTGCTCACGAACACTAACAATGCCATACATTTGACACATTTTTAGTACtcattatatatcatatatcatcaCATATAAACAAGATATGTATGTAATACAGCACGTTTAGCCTTTGAGAGATTTGTGGCATGTATCTGGAACTGAAGGTCATTCACATAGTTGAAACTCTCTGTATTGCTTCAGTAATCAGATAAACAAATCAAGAAGGTGTACTGCTGCTTGGATTCCCCAAATGTACATAATTCAGTCTTTTAGAATGGGTTTAGCCTGAAATGGCTTGTTGCACCAAAACTTACAGACTccaatttctttacagtggtgatgatgggaaccaggggtcaccatgactacaacacaaatatatattttatttaccatCCGTGTTCTGAGCTTTACAtataatgttgatgatggtaaaatagtggtaaatctaaaaaatatacatttccTTGGGTTTCTTTGAAACCTGTGTGTACTTCACCACTGGGGTAAAACACTGTCttaggcatcaggcagtgtatttttaatcatttgagTTTTTAGGGACATTAAACTCATCAGACATCTGGTTCAGTTcagcaccactgtgaacaattctgactctgtacGTTTCTTGTTTacctaaaaatgtaaaatcatGAAATACTGGCCCTCTAATTAAAGATTGTCAGTGATCAGTGTAAGTGTTGCTCATCCATTACACTGCTATAAAGTGCAATCTAACTGAGGACATTTCACTCGTCATGAGGCctcattcatactggataactCAAACACAATAAAGGCAGAGAGTGACCCAATATTTGCAGATCTGTCGTCCTGCATCTTCGAGATTGTCCTTTGACTCCAGTGTAGGAGGATGATAGAACAAGCTTAACTGATGATCTCACATCTCAAAATGGCGGTACATGCTTTCTACATAACCCAGGACCCTCTGCCAGTCAGGGCCTTCCCCTTTCAGCATGTCCTCTACTGTCTGCAGGAGCACAAAGACAAGTCAATTTAAGCATCTTATCAGTGCAAATGTCTGGAGGAAGTCCTAAAATGCCAAACCTGTTATCTTATCTATACTAAGATCCCTGGCATAGAGCTGTGGGACTTACCAGTGTAGCTTTAATCCCCACACTTTCACCAGTATGGAAGGCTAGATCCAGGTTGTGCCTCTGTAACACACTGATTTCATTCAGTTTGTCTTCAAAGCATTTGttgaaccattttaaacaaaacCTTTTTGTACTTGATAAAAAAAGGTAGGTGCAGAGAATGTTTCTTTAGCATAGGCAATAATTTATGACCCAATAGGAAGCGTATTTAGTACATTTTAGGCCGTAGATAAGAGCAGTAACTCCCACTGTGGGTGTCCTTACTTCTAAACAAGTTTTCAAATAAGGCATGATGCCAAACCCTAACAAGAAATTATCTAACTTGTACAAATGATTTTGCTTTTACCTTCTCTTCAGCCTTCAGAGAGCTGTAGGGCACGTGTGTGGGCAGGTAGGAGTGATAAAGAGCACAAAAGGCTAGACCGTCCTCCCAGCTGCTGCTGAAATTTGTGATGTCTATGTTCTGTTGGAGAAATGGAGTGAGGTTTATCTGCTGGTGCTATCATATCAAAAAATTAAATGATTTAATGATAGTCCACATATTGTAAATATGTGTCATTTCAGAAAGTCTAGACTTAACCTATAACATACAGCTGAATTTGTGATTTGAGCTAATTACAGACAAATTGTTTTATTCTATATGCCATTTTGATGTGCTTTGAAGTCCATTCCAGAGTACAATCACTGAGGTTTAGTAAAAATTTTTAATCATGCCCTAAAATGCTGGATTACTAGAGAGTTTACTGGTTAAACCACTGTATAGTCCATTCAGTTTAAAGCATTGAGTCCTGAAAGGCCTGGTTAATTCACTGATAAGTAAATCATGGTAAACACTTAACTGTAGCATCACCATCCTCCAGCAGTTAGAACGTAACAAAAGTTAGAACTTTTGAAATTTGAAATATAAAAAGAGAGTAATCAAAGAAGCAAGAGAGGCATTGAGAAGGATGTGTTAAGCGGGGTTAAGTTCGAGGTTGATGAATGAATCGTCTAACCTTGTATCCTTGTGTGCGACTTTGACACCAGCGAagtaaagagtttctcctggaGCCGCCGTGCCGCCGCAGCAGCAAACTGAAACCATCCTGAGGCCTGCAGGTTAAAACATGGAATACTATGATaattaacatttattatttacaattatattactatactatttactatatatacagtcatgcccgaaagtattca
Coding sequences within it:
- the grcc10 gene encoding protein C10, producing MASAPAQQPTLTIEQARVVLSEVIQAFSVPENAARMEEARESACNDMGKMLQLVLPVATQIQQEVIKAYGFNNEGEGVLKFARLVKMYESQDPEIAAMSVKLKSLLLPPLSTPPIGGGIPAS
- the saysd1 gene encoding SAYSvFN domain-containing protein 1 — translated: MEQKLAEFRARRRAEMKTEKNAQQETKETLTESRQPVVESDTRDSPKEAQKPKQKEEKTQAKDGPDWLLDSALGRWLGVQRLAFTNLTLLKVLLWLVLLGLFSELDFGLPFFLLSLFYWLYEGLRSPTVRQPGELSAYSVFNPDCQPILGTLTAEQLEGEMGYRPMANRVR